Proteins encoded together in one Papaver somniferum cultivar HN1 unplaced genomic scaffold, ASM357369v1 unplaced-scaffold_119, whole genome shotgun sequence window:
- the LOC113330794 gene encoding uncharacterized protein LOC113330794 isoform X1: MTSYLKDFQFGVGVPCRGEAILHSVNRILDEKRNLNSMSMLLVNFRNDFNLVDRSSMLCAVRLKCPSLYRWVEFCYASPAKLYYGTSILSSSQGVQKGDSLGPLIFALTLHAIVLKISQQCKLDLKAWYLDDGTIIGDTIIVSKAFHIIKSEGVSVGLDLNIHKIELFWPSFDESSTQVGVFPADIGRPSVGVELLGGPVSLDTSFCNQLVLDKVHKTTQLMDVVHRIHDPQSELLLLRNCAGGNSCPVIVQVMVCYNTGLSLYLYEMVS; this comes from the exons ATGACAAGTTATTTGAAAGACTTCCAATTCGGTGTAGGTGTACCATGTAGAGGGGAAGCTATTTTACACTCTGTAAACCGTATCTTAGATGAGAAACGTAATTTGAATTCCATGTCCATGCTTTTGGTCAATTTTAGAAATGATTTTAATCTAGTAGACAGATCATCCATGTTGTGTGCAGTGCGACTTAAATGTCCCAGTCTATATAGATGGGTTGAATTTTGTTATGCTTCGCCTGCCAAGTTATATTATGGCACTTCCATTTTGTCTTCTTCGCAGGGTGTACAGAAAGGTGACTCTTTGGGTCCCCTTATTTTCGCTTTGACGCTTCATGCTATTGTATTGAAAATCTCTCAGCAATGCAAACTTGATTTGAAGGCTTGGTACTTAGATGATGGTACCATCATAGGAGATACAATAATTGTCTCTAAGGCGTTTCACATCATCAAGAGTGAAGGTGTTTCTGTAGGGCTTGACCTAAATATTCATAAAATTGAACTTTTTTGGCCTTCTTTTGATGAGAGTAGTACTCAGGTCGGTGTTTTTCCAGCTGATATTGGAAGACCATCTGTGGGGGTTGAACTTCTTGGTGGTCCTGTAAGTTTGGATACTTCTTTCTGCAACCAGCTTGTTCTTGACAAAGTGCACAAGACTACTCAGTTAATGGATGTTGTTCATCGGATACATGATCCACAGAGTGAATTGTTGCTGCTTCGAAACTGTGCAG GAGGGAATTCGTGTCCGGTGATTGTCCAGGTTATGGTTTGTTACAATACAGGATTGTCTCTCTACCTATACGAGATGGTGTCCTAA
- the LOC113330794 gene encoding uncharacterized protein LOC113330794 isoform X2, whose translation MVLNMIDAGTEFRRMVLSLLYGKKLFYTLKCGCAPSVCISKLGSHDADAIYAPLNGREASFLIHGITKPLDEGVQKGDSLGPLIFALTLHAIVLKISQQCKLDLKAWYLDDGTIIGDTIIVSKAFHIIKSEGVSVGLDLNIHKIELFWPSFDESSTQVGVFPADIGRPSVGVELLGGPVSLDTSFCNQLVLDKVHKTTQLMDVVHRIHDPQSELLLLRNCAGGNSCPVIVQVMVCYNTGLSLYLYEMVS comes from the exons ATGGTGCTGAACATGATAGATGCAGGGACAGAATTTCGTAGAATGGTGTTGTCTTTGCTTTATGGGAAGAAGCTCTTTTACACCTTAAAATGTGGCTGTGCACCAAGTGTATGCATCTCCAAGCTTGGATCACATGACGCTGATGCAATTTATGCTCCTCTTAATGGCAGGGAGGCATCTTTCCTTATACATGGAATTACTAAACCACTTGATGAG GGTGTACAGAAAGGTGACTCTTTGGGTCCCCTTATTTTCGCTTTGACGCTTCATGCTATTGTATTGAAAATCTCTCAGCAATGCAAACTTGATTTGAAGGCTTGGTACTTAGATGATGGTACCATCATAGGAGATACAATAATTGTCTCTAAGGCGTTTCACATCATCAAGAGTGAAGGTGTTTCTGTAGGGCTTGACCTAAATATTCATAAAATTGAACTTTTTTGGCCTTCTTTTGATGAGAGTAGTACTCAGGTCGGTGTTTTTCCAGCTGATATTGGAAGACCATCTGTGGGGGTTGAACTTCTTGGTGGTCCTGTAAGTTTGGATACTTCTTTCTGCAACCAGCTTGTTCTTGACAAAGTGCACAAGACTACTCAGTTAATGGATGTTGTTCATCGGATACATGATCCACAGAGTGAATTGTTGCTGCTTCGAAACTGTGCAG GAGGGAATTCGTGTCCGGTGATTGTCCAGGTTATGGTTTGTTACAATACAGGATTGTCTCTCTACCTATACGAGATGGTGTCCTAA